A section of the Rossellomorea marisflavi genome encodes:
- a CDS encoding DEAD/DEAH box helicase, whose product MTKFADLNLSAATLKSIKRMGFEEATPIQASTIPVSLEGKDIIGQAQTGTGKTTAFGIPMIEKIDVKNPAVQGLIIAPTRELAIQVSEELYRISADKRARVLSVYGGQDIQRQIRAMKKNPHIIVGTPGRLLDHIKRKTLNLTSVDTLVLDEADEMLNMGFIDDIESILETVPPTRQTLLFSATMPDPIRRIAERFMTEPEVIKVKSKEVTVSNIEQFFTKVTEKEKFDVLSRLIDVQSPELAIVFGRTKRRVDELSRALSIRGYLAEGIHGDLSQARRMTVLKKFKEGRIDVLVATDVAARGLDISGVTHVYNFDIPQDPESYVHRIGRTGRAGKKGMSITFVTPREMGYLKVVEQTTKKKMTALKPPSHNEALEGQQRLALEKLTEATKESDLKDYYALAEEFLANHESIEAVAAAIRVLTKEPDTTPVDITEERPLPSRGGGGRGNSRGGGYKGGSRSGKGGSGGGSRSGGYNRGGGSSRGGDRNRSGGSRPQSSSKRKSYNS is encoded by the coding sequence TTGACAAAGTTTGCAGATTTAAACTTAAGCGCAGCTACGTTGAAATCCATTAAACGTATGGGCTTTGAAGAAGCAACCCCCATCCAGGCCAGCACAATCCCGGTAAGTCTTGAAGGTAAAGACATCATCGGTCAAGCACAAACAGGTACAGGTAAGACGACAGCATTCGGTATTCCGATGATCGAGAAGATCGATGTGAAGAACCCTGCAGTCCAAGGTCTTATCATTGCGCCGACACGTGAACTTGCGATCCAGGTTTCTGAAGAACTATACCGCATCAGTGCAGATAAGCGCGCACGCGTCCTTTCTGTATACGGTGGACAGGACATCCAGCGCCAGATCCGTGCGATGAAGAAGAACCCGCACATCATCGTAGGAACTCCAGGACGTCTACTTGATCACATCAAACGTAAAACATTGAACCTTACAAGTGTTGATACCCTTGTATTGGATGAAGCGGATGAAATGCTCAACATGGGCTTCATCGATGACATCGAGAGCATCCTTGAAACCGTTCCTCCGACTCGTCAAACCCTTCTATTCTCAGCAACGATGCCGGATCCGATCCGTCGTATCGCTGAGCGCTTCATGACTGAACCTGAAGTCATCAAAGTGAAATCGAAAGAAGTGACTGTATCCAACATCGAGCAGTTCTTCACAAAAGTGACGGAGAAAGAGAAATTCGACGTCCTTTCACGCTTGATCGACGTTCAGTCTCCTGAACTTGCCATCGTATTCGGACGTACGAAGCGCCGTGTAGATGAGCTTTCACGTGCATTGAGCATCCGTGGTTACCTTGCTGAAGGAATCCATGGTGACCTTTCACAGGCTCGCCGTATGACGGTCCTCAAAAAGTTCAAAGAAGGACGCATCGACGTTCTTGTTGCTACTGACGTAGCAGCTCGTGGACTTGATATCTCTGGTGTAACACATGTTTACAACTTCGATATCCCACAAGATCCTGAAAGCTACGTTCACCGTATCGGACGTACGGGCCGTGCAGGTAAGAAAGGGATGTCCATCACATTCGTCACACCACGTGAAATGGGCTACCTGAAAGTGGTAGAACAAACCACCAAGAAGAAAATGACGGCTCTTAAGCCACCTAGCCATAACGAAGCTCTTGAAGGTCAGCAGCGCCTGGCTCTTGAAAAGCTTACAGAAGCAACGAAAGAATCTGACCTTAAAGATTACTATGCGTTGGCAGAAGAATTCCTTGCGAACCACGAATCCATCGAAGCGGTGGCAGCGGCCATCCGCGTTCTGACAAAAGAACCGGATACCACTCCAGTCGATATCACCGAAGAGCGCCCACTTCCATCAAGAGGCGGCGGCGGTCGCGGTAATTCCCGAGGCGGCGGATACAAAGGTGGTTCACGCTCTGGTAAAGGCGGAAGCGGCGGCGGTAGCCGTTCAGGCGGTTACAACCGTGGCGGCGGTTCATCCCGCGGCGGAGATCGCAACCGTTCAGGCGGAAGCAGACCACAATCTTCTTCTAAGCGTAAATCATATAACTCTTAA